The genome window TGCACGATCGCCTTCTACATCCCTGGAGACCCCGGAGAGGGTAAAACCCCAGTCAGCCACACACATCATTATGAAAAAGAATATACCAGGCAATGGCAGGATAACACCATCACTACCCCGAAGTATCCCGGCAGGGTCGAACGCAAGCCAGATACCCACAGGAACAAGACCGTATGCAATACCAACTGGTACAAAACTCAGGAATGTTAGCCTTTTTGCCAGCTTGGAATAGATACTGATAGTAAGAACTGCAACAACCAGAACCATAAATGATTCCGGGTTTAAGTAGAATGCTGCAACGGAGGCGATCACGAATAGAATAAATGCATATGTAAGACCCTGTTTTTGAGAAACCTTCTCTGAAGCAAGTGGCCTGTCAGGAAGATTTATTTGATCAATATCCACATCACAGCAATCGTTGTACACATAGGAACTTGTGATAGCTGCATATCCACCGATAACAGCAATTATGAAAGGAATGAGCGGAGGAAGGGCGGAAGTTGCCAGATAGGACGCAAGTAGAGCACTTGCTGCCGGAAGGGCAAAATCCATATCCGCTATTTCCGGCCTTAGTAGTTCTAAATAAGGGTTGCGTGTTTTTGATCCTGTTGTTGATACCAAATAAATCACCATTGAATGATATCTTCAAATTTTATGGTTATAAAAAGTGATAGATAATTCTAAAATCACTCTTTAATGTCTGCGACCTGTCCCAGCTTTTCGAACAGAGGATGTTCAAGTCCTTCCTCTTTAATGAATGTAAACTTTGCACCCGGATTTAGCTCGATAAGAGCAATCGTGTTCTCAAGGGCCTTTCCAAGTGATTCTACATCAGGGGTGCTGATAACTTCCGCATTGAAAGGATATACTTCAGCAAGCTCAGCAGGGAATGCACCAAATGGAGCCTTGAAGATCAGATCATTGTCATAGCCTTTGATGTCTTTCTTTGAAGCCGACCTGATCACAGCAGAACCCTTTATAGTAAAACGCTCAAGCTTATTGGAAAAGCGCAGCACTTCAGGCCTCTGTGCAGATTCCGGACCACAATAGAAAAATGTGGACTTTGATGCCGGGTCATATTTCTCGATCCAGTCAGTGTAGGAATACATCTTTTTTAGTGCTTCCAGCATTCTAGGATGGGTGCGACATCTTTGTTCCACAAGTTCCAGGAGATTACCTTCCTTAATGGATTGCTTGACAAGACGCATTTCCTCAAATGTAACATAAAGATTATGTCTTGCGAGAAGCTCACTGCAATTATCAGCTTTCCTGACCTCTTCTGCTGTATGGGATATACATACAGGACAAGAGCATGGGAGATAGCTCAGGTTATCAATATGGTATGTACCGTTAGAAGTGATATAGCGCCTGTCTTTAGCATACAATGCATAAGCAGCGGAATCAAAAAGATCACAACCGAGTGCCACAGCAAGTGCGAACATCATAGGGTGCCCGGCACCAAACAGGTGTACAGGAACTGTTGGGTCAAGTCCTTTCTTTGCCGATACGATAACATCTACAAGATCAGCATATCTGTAATTCTCCATCAATGGAACTACTGCACCCAGAGGATACACATCGAACTTGTGATCACGAAGATCCTCTGCACACTTCTGGCGAAGGTCAGGATAGGTTGAACCCTGCACAGGTCCTGCTAAAAGCATCTCGTCATTGACCATTCCGCGTGCTTCTATTAAACGCTCAAGAGTTGTCTTAAGTTCAGATTCCGCCCTACTACGTGGAACATCCGGTGGTGTAGGAATATCCAGAGGGACACCTATGTCAGAACCGATCGTTTTCTGGAACTCGATGATCTGCTCGTTAGTTACATCGATATCACCGTAGACAGAAAGCTGGAATGAACCGGAATCGGTCATTATAGGTCCATCATAATCAAGAAGAGAATGAAGCCCGTCTTTTAGCGCTTTTTCGCGCAGATTGTCCTTGCGTGATATGATATATGAATTGGTAATTAGCATCTGGGCACCGAAATCTTTCATCTCGGAAGGTTTGATGACCTGAAGGTTCGGATTGATCACAGGCATGACAGTAGGGGTTTCCACAACACCATGCGGTGTTTTCAGTTTCCCGATACGTCCTGCAGCATCTTTATGGGTTATCTCGAATATCGATGACATTTGAGCATTAGATATTGGCTGATATTATATATTTGTATTTCATGGACGACTCATGAAATACAAATTCATATCAGTTAAAAATCCAGATCAGTATAATTAATTTGCCAGAATTTCCGACACTTTTTCAAGTGTATCGGACAATTCAGGTCCTTTTACCCTCAGATCCTTATTCTTAGTTATACCAAGATCCGTCACCAGAATATGACGGTCCACTTCAAGACCTGAAAGCTCAAGAGCCTTCTTTGTACAGTTGAGAGGACATCCATCGATCGCTATAATGCGATCACAGCCTTCTGCCGACCTGAGAAGACCGGTCACCTGACCTCCGATACCAACAGCACACATCATCTTACCAACTCCCTTTTCAGTAAGTTCAATTGCAAGCTGATTGGAAAGTTGCCCTACATTAGAAGCACCTGAACATGAGAACAATGCTACATTAGTAGAGTCACAGGCACATTTGATTTCTTCTGCCATGAGATAATTCCCCCATCACTGGGTTAACCATTCCCTTACCTTATCTTCGGAAGGGATCTTGCCTGCGAACTTGACATCACCATC of Methanococcoides methylutens contains these proteins:
- the tgtA gene encoding tRNA guanosine(15) transglycosylase TgtA, translated to MSSIFEITHKDAAGRIGKLKTPHGVVETPTVMPVINPNLQVIKPSEMKDFGAQMLITNSYIISRKDNLREKALKDGLHSLLDYDGPIMTDSGSFQLSVYGDIDVTNEQIIEFQKTIGSDIGVPLDIPTPPDVPRSRAESELKTTLERLIEARGMVNDEMLLAGPVQGSTYPDLRQKCAEDLRDHKFDVYPLGAVVPLMENYRYADLVDVIVSAKKGLDPTVPVHLFGAGHPMMFALAVALGCDLFDSAAYALYAKDRRYITSNGTYHIDNLSYLPCSCPVCISHTAEEVRKADNCSELLARHNLYVTFEEMRLVKQSIKEGNLLELVEQRCRTHPRMLEALKKMYSYTDWIEKYDPASKSTFFYCGPESAQRPEVLRFSNKLERFTIKGSAVIRSASKKDIKGYDNDLIFKAPFGAFPAELAEVYPFNAEVISTPDVESLGKALENTIALIELNPGAKFTFIKEEGLEHPLFEKLGQVADIKE
- a CDS encoding UbiA prenyltransferase family protein produces the protein MVSTTGSKTRNPYLELLRPEIADMDFALPAASALLASYLATSALPPLIPFIIAVIGGYAAITSSYVYNDCCDVDIDQINLPDRPLASEKVSQKQGLTYAFILFVIASVAAFYLNPESFMVLVVAVLTISIYSKLAKRLTFLSFVPVGIAYGLVPVGIWLAFDPAGILRGSDGVILPLPGIFFFIMMCVADWGFTLSGVSRDVEGDRAKGAPTFPVTFGVPATSKFVFVCWSVGILSSFAIGITAHLGPIFFVGAILSGIWMIMQAFDFVKHPLPERGGRLFLQGSRYRGFMFGSLIADVVLSIVLTSYAGILW
- a CDS encoding putative zinc-binding protein is translated as MAEEIKCACDSTNVALFSCSGASNVGQLSNQLAIELTEKGVGKMMCAVGIGGQVTGLLRSAEGCDRIIAIDGCPLNCTKKALELSGLEVDRHILVTDLGITKNKDLRVKGPELSDTLEKVSEILAN